A stretch of the Corylus avellana chromosome ca6, CavTom2PMs-1.0 genome encodes the following:
- the LOC132184517 gene encoding protein BIG GRAIN 1-like B, which produces MYRREKILREDRYSLERKNPSFSSTLLDKIYRSIDEGETSTEELKFYRETMGKKQSRASSKSSRTLEEDGAASLRGACLIEKWMDKKASAKVGSQRRQYLTELERKPQHDRDHDNDVLFFSSASSSSDSSSGGFSSSDTESIYGLKSSSSCFLPSRPKPVRTSVSTRSERSEKTERKQRALFHEQREVHMFDDYHYSSATGDAPKHDEVMIKSKSTALKIYANLKKVKQPISPGGRLSNFLNSLFTTGNTKKKKNSRSVGGYEDAAVERKSKSVQASTCSSASSFSRSCLSKTSPSSREKHHNGVKRTVRFCPVSVIVDEDCRPVGQKCLYEEQDSSLIPVSVPTAWKIGRSTTTRKNEEELKFKVLEKTRRVEESAREFLRDYHQNQKKSELIMRDFRGNDHVGDYEDDDAASCSSSDLFELDHLAVLGNNRYREELPVYETTHVETNRAIANGMIL; this is translated from the coding sequence ATGTATAGGAGGGAGAAAATACTGAGAGAAGATAGGTACAGCCTAGAGAGGAAAAACCCATctttctcttcaactcttctcGACAAAATTTACCGTTCCATCGACGAAGGAGAAACAAGCACTGAAGAATTGAAATTTTACAGGGAAACAATGGGAAAGAAACAGAGCAGAGCTAGCAGCAAAAGCAGCAGAACTCTGGAAGAGGATGGTGCGGCGAGTCTTCGCGGAGCCTGTTTGATCGAGAAATGGATGGATAAGAAGGCCAGCGCAAAGGTCGGTTCTCAACGACGGCAGTATTTGACGGAACTGGAGAGAAAACCGCAGCACGATCGTGATCATGACAATGATGTTCTGTTCTTCAGCTCCGCTTCAAGCTCCTCAGACTCCAGTTCCGGAGGATTCTCATCCTCTGATACGGAGTCCATCTACGGCCTGAAGTCCAGTTCCTCGTGTTTTCTACCTTCAAGGCCGAAGCCGGTGAGGACCAGCGTCTCGACTCGGTCGGAGAGATCagagaaaacagagagaaaacAGAGGGCTCTGTTTCATGAGCAGAGGGAGGTGCATATGTTCGATGATTATCATTATAGTTCTGCTACAGGGGATGCTCCAAAGCATGACGAAGTTATGATCAAGTCAAAATCGACGGCACTAAAGATTTATGCCAATCTAAAGAAGGTGAAACAACCAATTTCACCCGGTGGCCGCCTCTCCAATTTTCTCAATTCTCTCTTTACAACTGGgaatacaaagaaaaagaagaactcGCGGTCCGTTGGAGGCTACGAAGATGCAGCTGTGGAGAGGAAATCTAAGTCGGTTCAAGCCTCAACCTGTTCCTCCGCATCTTCATTCTCAAGATCATGCCTAAGCAAAACTTCACCTTCTTCTAGGGAAAAGCATCACAATGGGGTTAAAAGGACGGTCCGATTCTGCCCTGTAAGCGTAATTGTCGACGAAGATTGTCGGCCGGTCGGGCAAAAATGCCTGTACGAAGAGCAAGACTCCAGTCTAATACCGGTGTCGGTACCAACCGCGTGGAAAATCGGACGGTCAACAACGACAAGAAAGAACGAAGAAGAGCTCAAGTTCAAGGTCCTCGAGAAAACCCGGCGAGTGGAAGAGTCGGCGAGAGAGTTTTTGAGAGATTATCATCAAAATCAGAAGAAGAGCGAGTTAATAATGAGAGATTTTCGCGGGAACGATCATGTCGGCGACTATGAAGACGACGACGCTGCGAGTTGTTCAAGCTCCGATCTTTTCGAGCTTGATCACCTCGCAGTATTGGGAAACAATCGGTATCGTGAAGAGCTTCCGGTGTATGAAACTACTCATGTTGAAACTAATCGGGCCATTGCTAATGGCATGATATTGTAA